A region from the Malus domestica chromosome 07, GDT2T_hap1 genome encodes:
- the LOC103444811 gene encoding serine carboxypeptidase-like 27, translating into MGGHSPFAFPCILLLFLGGCFASVQDQVRDRITQLPGQPTVGFAQYSGYVTVNRKAGRALFYWLTESPANRRPESRPLMLWLNGGPGCSSVAYGAAEEIGPFHIRPDGKTLYLNPYAWNNLANLLFLESPAGVGFSYTNTSSDLYTAGDQRTAEDAYAFLVNWFERFPQYKHRDFYIAGESYAGHYVPQLSQIIYERNKGKKNPIINFKGFMVGNAVTDDYHDFVGTFEYWWNHGLISDSTYQSLRVTCDSGSSQHPSVDCMRALKLAEMEQGNIDPYSIYTRPCNSTASLKRNLRGHYPWMSRAYDPCTERYSEVYFNRPDVQKALHANVTKVSYPWQTCSDVVGNYWADSPLSMLPIYKELIAAGLKIWVFSGDTDSVVPVTATRYSIDALKLPTITNWFPWNDNGKVGGRSQIYKGLTFVTVTGAGHEVPLHRPRLAFILFRSFLESKPMPS; encoded by the exons ATGGGTGGCCACTCTCCATTTGCTTTTCCTTGCATTTTGCTTCTTTTCTTGGGGGGTTGTTTTGCTTCTGTTCAAGATCAAGTGAGGGATAGAATCACACAATTGCCAGGACAGCCAACTGTGGGGTTTGCTCAGTACTCTGGTTATGTGACTGTCAATAGGAAAGCCGGTAGAGCATTGTTTTACTGGTTGACTGAATCCCCTGCAAATCGTCGGCCCGAGTCTAGACCACTAATGTTGTGGCTTAATGGTGGCCCCGGTTGCTCTTCTGTTGCTTATGGAGCAGCTGAAGAGATTGGACCATTTCATATTAGACCTGATGGAAAGACCCTTTACTTGAATCCCTATGCTTGGAACAACT TGGCAAATTTGCTATTCCTTGAATCACCAGCTGGTGTCGGCTTTTCATATACGAATACGAGCTCAGATTTGTATACAGCCGGAGACCAGAGAACAG CTGAAGATGCGTATGCATTTCTAGTCAATTGGTTCGAAAGGTTCCCACAGTACAAGCACAGAGATTTCTACATTGCTGGAGAAAGTTATGCAG GTCATTATGTTCCTCagttgtctcaaatcatttatGAGAGAAATAAGGGAAAGAAGAACCCAATTATTAATTTCAAGGGATTTATG GTGGGAAATGCTGTGACTGATGATTATCATGATTTTGTTGGCACATTTGAATACTGGTGGAACCATGGTTTAATTTCTGATTCTACCTATCAATCGCTACGTGTAACCTGTGACTCTGGATCCTCTCAGCATCCGTCAGTGGACTGCATGAGGGCGCTTAAACTAGCAGAAATGGAGCAGGGAAACATCGATCCATACAGCATTTATACTCGTCCTTGCAATAGCACTGCATCCCTAAAGCGTAATTTGAGGGGTCATTAT CCATGGATGTCCAGAGCATATGATCCCTGCACTGAGAGGTATTCTGAAGTTTATTTCAACCGTCCAGATGTTCAAAAGGCACTCCATGCCAATGTAACTAAAGTTTCTTATCCATGGCAAACATGCAG TGATGTTGTTGGAAACTACTGGGCCGATTCTCCTCTGTCCATGCTTCCGATTTACAAGGAGCTCATAGCTGCTGGTCTTAAGATATGGGTATTCAG TGGAGACACTGATTCAGTGGTTCCTGTGACTGCAACTCGTTACTCCATAGATGCTCTGAAGCTACCAACCATTACCAACTGGTTTCCATGGAACGACAATGGCAAG GTTGGCGGCCGGAGCCAAATATACAAGGGTCTGACATTTGTCACTGTGACCGGAGCTGGGCACGAGGT